A window from Candidatus Omnitrophota bacterium encodes these proteins:
- the lspA gene encoding signal peptidase II, giving the protein MSEQKGERKVTPQLVFYFLLFLGVFFVDQLLKKSVSSFFLPGEGFPVIKNIFHITLVFNKGIAFGMFQNIPLFFLIILILISIFSFLKYRPYTRGKKLAISLISAGTLSNLLDRIRFGYVVDYLDFRIWPVFNLADASITLGIVLFIWKIFNKEQEII; this is encoded by the coding sequence ATGTCAGAGCAAAAAGGAGAAAGAAAGGTAACTCCTCAATTGGTCTTTTATTTTTTGTTATTTCTAGGGGTTTTTTTTGTCGACCAATTGCTTAAAAAAAGTGTTTCTTCATTTTTCTTGCCCGGAGAAGGGTTTCCGGTAATTAAAAACATATTCCATATTACTCTCGTTTTTAATAAAGGCATTGCTTTCGGAATGTTCCAGAACATTCCTTTGTTTTTTCTCATTATTCTTATATTAATATCCATATTTTCCTTTTTAAAATACAGGCCCTATACAAGGGGAAAGAAATTGGCAATTTCTTTGATTAGTGCAGGCACGTTAAGTAATCTTTTAGACCGCATAAGATTTGGTTATGTTGTTGATTATCTTGATTTCCGTATCTGGCCAGTATTTAATCTTGCAGACGCCTCAATCACTTTGGGAATAGTTTTGTTCATTTGGAAAATATTTAATAAGGAACAAGAGATAATATAA
- a CDS encoding TraR/DksA family transcriptional regulator, with protein MAKSKVLTQKELKDYTRVLLKLREKILGDMRTLTKDTLDKSQKDAAGDLSGYSYHMADVASDTFEREFSLGLAANEQKLLYQIEEALKRIESREYGFCLMCGEKITKQRLKAIPYAQYCIKCQSKKEKER; from the coding sequence ATGGCTAAGAGCAAGGTTTTAACTCAGAAAGAGTTGAAAGATTATACTCGGGTATTACTTAAGTTGAGAGAAAAAATTTTGGGTGACATGCGCACGCTTACGAAAGATACTTTAGATAAATCCCAGAAAGATGCGGCGGGAGATTTATCTGGATATTCCTACCATATGGCGGATGTGGCTTCCGATACCTTTGAACGTGAATTCTCCTTAGGGCTGGCGGCTAATGAACAGAAACTGCTCTATCAGATTGAAGAAGCCTTGAAACGTATCGAATCCCGTGAATATGGATTCTGTTTGATGTGCGGGGAGAAGATTACCAAACAGAGGCTGAAGGCAATACCCTATGCCCAGTATTGCATAAAATGTCAGAGCAAAAAGGAGAAAGAAAGGTAA
- the ileS gene encoding isoleucine--tRNA ligase, translating into MSNKIDYKQTLNLPQTEFPMKASLPQKEPQILKFWEEINLYEKLRELRKANPRYILHDGPPYANGDIHLGHALNKTLKDIVVRFYTMKGFDVPFIPGWDCHGLPVEHQLFKELGITKHEISQVEFRKKAHQYALRYVNIQKEEFKRLGILADFFHPYLTLEPCYEAAIIRSFAKLVEKGFIYKGVKPVNWCINCETALAEAEVEYENHTSPSIYVKFEVGSKEPITNYGLPDTKFSFLVWTTTPWTLVSNVAVALNPEFVYCLVDTEKGILLMAKNRINFLREKIGFEKFEVLTELKGSSLERLSLKHPFFERNAEVILADFVSHEEGTGCVHIAPGHGEEDYQVGKIYNFPVIMPLDEHGVFTKEGGKFCGLDVYSANRKIIEELKESGKLVWEEKIEHSYPHCWRCKKPVIFRATNQWFMKVDHTSLRNRAIEKVKTVRWVPAMGENRIVGMLQTRPDWCLSRQRYWGVPITVFYCGDCGEALLEYAVIMRIADLFEKEGADVWFRKEVKELLPPQAKCPKCKGESFRKETDILDVWFESGVSHQAVLKSERGLSFPADLYLEGSDQHRGWFQTSLLTSMGIAETFPFKAVLTHGFVVDGEGRKMSKSLGNVISPQEVIDKFGADILRLWAISSDFTEDMKISEEIVERVSGVYRKWRNTAKFILGNLFDFDPDRDKLDYNLLLPIDKWALAKVEELLKDVLSAYRDFDFHRVYRLIYQFCVMEMSSIYLDIVKDRLYTFYKDSRERRSAQTVIYEILNILLRIWAPLMPFTAEEIWKYFPRENKLKDFVSVHMLSMSEVNNLWLDDSLLESWGPIWKMRDVVMRAIEKERMEKIIGDSLEASLVFYVAEEKMYRYLKNKELAELMEIFLVSEVKINRVDKIPPESFRDEELLPNFGVEVREASGSKCQRCWNYRIDVGNNPEYPDICVRCVRAMEMNKR; encoded by the coding sequence ATGTCAAATAAAATTGATTACAAACAGACTCTAAATCTTCCCCAGACCGAGTTCCCCATGAAGGCGAGTCTTCCGCAGAAGGAACCGCAGATTCTGAAATTCTGGGAAGAGATTAACCTTTATGAAAAGTTAAGGGAGTTGAGGAAAGCCAATCCCCGATACATTCTTCACGACGGTCCTCCCTATGCCAACGGCGATATTCACTTAGGGCATGCTTTGAATAAAACTCTGAAGGATATAGTGGTGAGATTTTATACCATGAAGGGTTTTGATGTTCCCTTTATCCCGGGATGGGATTGTCATGGGCTCCCCGTTGAGCATCAGTTATTTAAAGAATTGGGAATTACCAAACACGAAATCTCTCAGGTGGAATTTCGAAAAAAGGCGCACCAGTACGCATTGCGGTATGTAAATATTCAGAAAGAAGAATTTAAACGTTTAGGGATTTTGGCAGACTTTTTCCATCCCTATCTTACTTTAGAACCATGCTACGAGGCAGCGATTATCCGGAGTTTTGCAAAATTGGTGGAAAAGGGGTTTATCTATAAAGGAGTGAAACCGGTTAACTGGTGTATAAATTGTGAAACCGCTTTGGCCGAGGCGGAGGTAGAATACGAAAATCATACCTCTCCCTCAATCTATGTAAAGTTTGAAGTAGGTTCTAAAGAACCAATTACCAATTACGGATTACCGGATACAAAATTCTCTTTTCTTGTTTGGACAACCACTCCCTGGACACTTGTTTCTAATGTTGCGGTAGCCTTAAATCCTGAGTTTGTTTATTGTTTAGTAGATACCGAAAAAGGGATTCTTTTAATGGCAAAAAATAGGATTAATTTTCTTCGCGAAAAGATTGGTTTTGAAAAATTTGAAGTCCTTACTGAACTAAAAGGTTCCTCATTAGAAAGATTGTCTTTGAAACATCCGTTCTTTGAGAGAAACGCGGAGGTTATTTTAGCAGATTTTGTTTCTCATGAGGAGGGGACAGGTTGTGTGCATATTGCACCGGGGCATGGGGAAGAGGATTATCAGGTAGGTAAAATTTATAATTTTCCGGTAATTATGCCTTTAGATGAACACGGCGTTTTTACGAAAGAAGGGGGTAAGTTCTGTGGTTTAGATGTTTACTCTGCTAATCGCAAGATTATTGAAGAATTGAAGGAAAGTGGTAAATTAGTCTGGGAAGAAAAGATTGAACACTCTTATCCTCATTGCTGGCGCTGTAAGAAACCAGTGATTTTCCGTGCCACAAATCAATGGTTTATGAAGGTTGACCATACGTCTTTAAGAAATCGGGCTATTGAAAAGGTAAAGACTGTGCGTTGGGTTCCGGCGATGGGAGAGAATAGAATTGTTGGTATGCTACAGACAAGGCCTGACTGGTGTCTTTCTCGTCAGAGGTATTGGGGAGTTCCGATTACCGTTTTTTATTGTGGAGATTGCGGAGAGGCACTTTTAGAATATGCAGTAATTATGCGCATCGCCGATTTGTTTGAGAAAGAGGGTGCCGATGTCTGGTTTAGAAAGGAAGTAAAAGAGCTTTTGCCTCCTCAAGCAAAATGCCCAAAATGTAAAGGAGAGAGTTTCAGGAAGGAAACGGATATTTTAGATGTGTGGTTTGAATCGGGGGTTAGCCATCAGGCAGTTTTAAAAAGTGAGAGGGGATTGTCTTTTCCTGCAGATTTGTATCTGGAAGGGTCTGACCAGCATCGGGGATGGTTTCAAACTTCGCTTCTTACCTCAATGGGCATTGCTGAAACTTTTCCTTTTAAAGCAGTGCTTACCCATGGGTTTGTGGTTGATGGCGAAGGGAGAAAAATGTCTAAGTCCTTAGGCAATGTTATTTCTCCCCAAGAGGTTATCGATAAGTTTGGAGCAGATATTCTAAGGCTCTGGGCAATTTCTTCTGATTTTACCGAGGATATGAAGATATCAGAAGAGATTGTAGAGCGTGTTTCGGGGGTTTATCGCAAATGGCGCAATACGGCAAAATTCATTTTAGGAAATCTTTTTGACTTTGACCCTGATAGAGATAAATTAGATTACAATCTCCTGCTTCCCATTGATAAGTGGGCTTTGGCGAAGGTGGAGGAGTTACTAAAAGATGTTTTGTCCGCATATCGGGATTTTGATTTTCACAGAGTATATAGATTGATTTATCAATTCTGTGTAATGGAAATGTCAAGCATCTATCTGGATATAGTCAAAGACCGTCTTTATACTTTTTATAAAGATTCTCGAGAACGACGTTCTGCCCAGACGGTTATATACGAAATTCTCAATATCTTACTGAGAATCTGGGCTCCGCTTATGCCTTTTACTGCTGAAGAAATTTGGAAGTATTTTCCGCGTGAAAATAAATTAAAGGATTTTGTTTCTGTACATATGCTATCAATGTCTGAAGTGAATAACCTTTGGCTCGATGATTCTCTGTTGGAAAGTTGGGGTCCAATTTGGAAGATGCGTGATGTAGTTATGCGGGCGATAGAGAAAGAAAGGATGGAGAAAATTATTGGCGATTCTCTGGAGGCAAGTCTTGTATTCTATGTAGCGGAAGAAAAAATGTATCGTTATTTAAAAAATAAAGAACTTGCAGAATTAATGGAGATTTTTTTGGTTTCTGAAGTAAAGATAAACAGGGTAGATAAGATTCCTCCAGAGAGCTTTAGGGATGAAGAATTGTTGCCAAATTTTGGAGTAGAGGTGAGAGAGGCAAGTGGGAGTAAATGTCAGAGATGCTGGAATTATAGAATAGATGTGGGCAATAATCCTGAATATCCTGATATCTGCGTTCGCTGTGTAAGAGCTATGGAAATGAATAAAAGATGA
- the mtnP gene encoding S-methyl-5'-thioadenosine phosphorylase, translating into MRVGIIGGSGLYRIEGLKEKERVSLDTPFGKPSDNFVLGELEGKEIVFLPRHGIGHRIPPSEINYRANIYGMKKLGVERIISVTACGSLKENIKPLDFVVVDQFVDRTLHAREMTFFDQFVVHVGLAQPVCKELFALLFAVGKEVLDKEGRKIHQGGTYINMEGPAFSTLAESKLYRSWGMDVIGMTNMAEARLAREAEICYATLAAVTDFDCWHPEYETITIEMVLSNLQKNIENAKKIISLLIKHIPEERNCPCKHALKDAIVTDKRLIPENVKKDLEIIIGKYVK; encoded by the coding sequence ATGAGAGTAGGAATAATTGGAGGAAGTGGTTTGTATCGGATTGAAGGGCTAAAGGAGAAGGAACGTGTTTCCTTGGATACTCCTTTTGGTAAGCCTTCGGATAACTTTGTCCTTGGGGAGTTAGAAGGAAAAGAGATTGTTTTCTTGCCTCGTCATGGCATAGGACATCGTATCCCTCCCAGTGAAATAAATTATCGGGCAAATATCTATGGAATGAAGAAGTTGGGAGTGGAAAGGATTATCTCCGTTACTGCTTGCGGAAGTTTGAAAGAAAATATAAAGCCTTTGGATTTTGTGGTTGTGGACCAGTTTGTTGACCGCACACTACATGCAAGAGAGATGACTTTCTTTGACCAATTTGTGGTGCATGTGGGTCTGGCTCAACCGGTATGCAAGGAATTGTTTGCTTTGTTGTTTGCAGTGGGGAAGGAAGTTTTGGATAAAGAAGGCAGAAAGATTCATCAAGGCGGAACTTATATCAATATGGAAGGGCCTGCTTTTTCTACCCTTGCCGAATCAAAACTTTATCGGAGTTGGGGAATGGATGTCATTGGGATGACCAATATGGCAGAAGCACGTTTGGCAAGAGAAGCAGAGATCTGTTATGCTACCTTGGCAGCGGTAACCGACTTTGATTGCTGGCATCCTGAATACGAAACGATTACCATTGAAATGGTCTTAAGTAATCTGCAGAAAAACATCGAAAATGCCAAAAAAATTATCTCTTTATTAATTAAGCACATTCCCGAAGAAAGAAATTGTCCCTGTAAACATGCCTTGAAAGATGCGATTGTAACGGACAAGAGACTTATTCCTGAAAATGTAAAAAAAGATTTGGAAATTATTATCGGAAAATATGTCAAATAA